A window from Manis javanica isolate MJ-LG chromosome 10, MJ_LKY, whole genome shotgun sequence encodes these proteins:
- the ZNF394 gene encoding zinc finger protein 394 isoform X1 → MSSPWPASPASDAEVGARMIAASSKVAGPPQRDGLLIVKVEEDSLGGREWDPPRHSQDPEISRQHFRRFRYQEVAGPEEALSRLRELCRRWLRPEVRSKEQILDLLVLEQFLTILPQELQAWVRKHCPGSGEEAAAAVSALQRALGGTSPQGLVGVKDVAVSLTWEEWERLDPAQRDFCRESVPKDCGNAVSRSLETRTENKEFITKQEILEVEPWGHLQEGPQKKASLFSEHGEASEDRVEKQPGKASPLKLEDSPEEQGLTSISDPKNGPTKEGTSKNNELEDRARGSNLCRHFQIAERPINGNGCTQSSEMAKHQVAKPHKFVDHEENVHGSGLFETQRWFREERPYKCNNCEKSFKQRSDLCKHQRTHTGEKPYECQACGKSFSQSAALIKHQRTHTGDKPYTCPKCGDSFRQSSHLNRHQRIHIGEKHYICNKCGETCHISNRFRHQRIHKGEKCYTCEECEKSFKWCSDLYKHQRIHTGERPYGCSVCGKRFSQSVTLTIHQRTHTGEKPYKCHECGESFRQSPHLTRHQRIHRNK, encoded by the exons ATGAGTTCGCCCTGGCCGGCAAGTCCAGCCAGTGATGCTGAAGTCGGAGCCCGGATGATAGCTGCGAGCTCCAAGGTCGCCGGGCCGCCCCAGCGTGATGGACTTTTGATAGTGAAAGTGGAGGAAGATTCACTCGGAGGTCGAGAGTGGGACCCGCCCAGACACAGTCAGGATCCCGAAATTTCTCGACAGCATTTTAGGCGGTTCCGTTACCAGGAGGTGGCTGGCCCGGAAGAGGCGCTCAGCCGGCTCAGGGAACTTTGTCGTCGGTGGCTGAGGCCTGAGGTGCGCTCGAAGGAGCAGATCCTGGACCTGTTGGTGCTGGAGCAATTCCTGACCATCCTGCCCCAGGAGCTGCAGGCCTGGGTGCGGAAACACTGCCCGGgcagtggggaggaggctgcCGCCGCGGTGAGCGCTCTTCAGAGAGCGCTTGGTGGGACGTCCCCGCAG GGGTTGGTGGGAGTCAAGGATGTGGCCGTGTCTCTAACCTGGGAGGAATGGGAGCGTCTGGACCCTGCTCAGAGGGACTTCTGCAGGGAGAGTGTGCCAAAGGACTGTGGGAACGCAGTGTCACGGA gtTTGGAAACCAGAACTGAGAACAAAGAGTTCATTACAAAGCAAGAAATTTTAGAAGTAGAGCCATGGGGGCATCTACAAGAGGGGCCCCAAAAGAAGGCTTCCCTATTTTCTGAGCATGGTGAAGCCAGTGAGGACAGGGTAGAGAAGCAGCCAGGAAAGGCCTCACCGCTGAAACTTGAAGATTCTCCTGAAGAGCAAGGACTCACCAGCATCTCAGATCCCAAGAATGGTCCTACAAAAGAGGGAACCTCCAAAAATAATGAACTTGAGGATCGTGCCAGAGGTTCCAACCTTTGTCGGCATTTCCAGATAGCAGAGAGGCCCATTAATGGGAATGGTTGCACTCAAAGTTCAGAAATGGCAAAACATCAAGTGGCGAAACCTCACAAATTTGTTGACCATGAGGAAAATGTCCATGGTTCAGGTCTTTTTGAGACCCAGAGGTGGTTCCGTGAAGAAAGGCCTTATAAATGTAATAACTGTGAGAAGAGTTTCAAACAGCGTTCTGACCTTTGTAAACACCAGAGAacccacactggggagaagcccTATGAGTGCCAAGCATGTGGGAAGAGCTTCAGTCAGAGTGCTGCTCTGATTAAACACCAGAGGACACATACAGGTGATAAGCCATACACCTGCCCCAAATGTGGGGACAGCTTCAGACAGAGCTCACACCTCAATCGGCACCAGAGAATCCACATAGGAGAGAAACACTATATATGTAACAAATGTGGGGAAACCTGCCATATTTCTAACCGTTTTAGACATCAGAGAATACATAAAGGGGAGAAGTGCTATACATGTGAAGAATGTGAGAAGAGCTTCAAATGGTGCTCTGATCTCTATAAACACCAGAGAATCCACACTGGGGAGAGGCCTTATGGATGTTCTGTCTGTGGGAAACGCTTCAGTCAGAGTGTAACCCTCACTATCCACCAGAGGACTCACACTGGAGAAAAACCTTATAAATGTCATGAATGTGGAGAAAGCTTTAGACAGAGTCCACACCTTACCCGACACCAAAGAATCCATAGGAATAAATAA
- the ZNF394 gene encoding zinc finger protein 394 isoform X2 produces MSSPWPASPASDAEVGARMIAASSKVAGPPQRDGLLIVKVEEDSLGGREWDPPRHSQDPEISRQHFRRFRYQEVAGPEEALSRLRELCRRWLRPEVRSKEQILDLLVLEQFLTILPQELQAWVRKHCPGSGEEAAAAVSALQRALGGTSPQGLVGVKDVAVSLTWEEWERLDPAQRDFCRESVPKDCGNAVSRRSLSSMNDLMAMKIGLKTKSFSTFSAFKEFLLGMGPLMLNEIHIPTKGFSTLTAFMSVGFGVNLLMAR; encoded by the exons ATGAGTTCGCCCTGGCCGGCAAGTCCAGCCAGTGATGCTGAAGTCGGAGCCCGGATGATAGCTGCGAGCTCCAAGGTCGCCGGGCCGCCCCAGCGTGATGGACTTTTGATAGTGAAAGTGGAGGAAGATTCACTCGGAGGTCGAGAGTGGGACCCGCCCAGACACAGTCAGGATCCCGAAATTTCTCGACAGCATTTTAGGCGGTTCCGTTACCAGGAGGTGGCTGGCCCGGAAGAGGCGCTCAGCCGGCTCAGGGAACTTTGTCGTCGGTGGCTGAGGCCTGAGGTGCGCTCGAAGGAGCAGATCCTGGACCTGTTGGTGCTGGAGCAATTCCTGACCATCCTGCCCCAGGAGCTGCAGGCCTGGGTGCGGAAACACTGCCCGGgcagtggggaggaggctgcCGCCGCGGTGAGCGCTCTTCAGAGAGCGCTTGGTGGGACGTCCCCGCAG GGGTTGGTGGGAGTCAAGGATGTGGCCGTGTCTCTAACCTGGGAGGAATGGGAGCGTCTGGACCCTGCTCAGAGGGACTTCTGCAGGGAGAGTGTGCCAAAGGACTGTGGGAACGCAGTGTCACGGA GgtctctctccagtatgaatGACCTCATGGCGATGAAGATTGGCCTTAAAACTAAAAGTTTTTCCACATTCTCTGCATTCAAAGAATTCCTCCTTGGTATGGGTCCTCTGATGCTGAATGAGATCCACATTCCGACCAAAGGATTCTCCACACTCACAGCATTTATGAGTGTTGGGTTTGGTGTGAATTTGTTGATGGCTCGTTAG
- the ZNF394 gene encoding zinc finger protein 394 isoform X3, producing MSSPWPASPASDAEVGARMIAASSKVAGPPQRDGLLIVKVEEDSLGGREWDPPRHSQDPEISRQHFRRFRYQEVAGPEEALSRLRELCRRWLRPEVRSKEQILDLLVLEQFLTILPQELQAWVRKHCPGSGEEAAAAVSALQRALGGTSPQGLVGVKDVAVSLTWEEWERLDPAQRDFCRESVPKDCGNAVSRTPRRCQEGRYGEKWETESTT from the exons ATGAGTTCGCCCTGGCCGGCAAGTCCAGCCAGTGATGCTGAAGTCGGAGCCCGGATGATAGCTGCGAGCTCCAAGGTCGCCGGGCCGCCCCAGCGTGATGGACTTTTGATAGTGAAAGTGGAGGAAGATTCACTCGGAGGTCGAGAGTGGGACCCGCCCAGACACAGTCAGGATCCCGAAATTTCTCGACAGCATTTTAGGCGGTTCCGTTACCAGGAGGTGGCTGGCCCGGAAGAGGCGCTCAGCCGGCTCAGGGAACTTTGTCGTCGGTGGCTGAGGCCTGAGGTGCGCTCGAAGGAGCAGATCCTGGACCTGTTGGTGCTGGAGCAATTCCTGACCATCCTGCCCCAGGAGCTGCAGGCCTGGGTGCGGAAACACTGCCCGGgcagtggggaggaggctgcCGCCGCGGTGAGCGCTCTTCAGAGAGCGCTTGGTGGGACGTCCCCGCAG GGGTTGGTGGGAGTCAAGGATGTGGCCGTGTCTCTAACCTGGGAGGAATGGGAGCGTCTGGACCCTGCTCAGAGGGACTTCTGCAGGGAGAGTGTGCCAAAGGACTGTGGGAACGCAGTGTCACGGA